One segment of Gemmatimonadota bacterium DNA contains the following:
- the thrC gene encoding threonine synthase, with product MEYRARFHCIEGCGETYPLNEIIYRCRVCGGLLDVVHDMDSLKARGAAAWMRLFDERYRRTEYPYGSSVWGKKEWVCPAVDDQHVVSIYEGGSNLFWAERLGEELGLGDLWVKQCGNNHTGSFKDLGMTVLVSMVNQMIEEGQGIRGIACASTGDTSASLAAYCASAGIPAIVFLPRDKVSVTQLIQPISHGALTLSLDTDFDGCMEIVQRVAESEGIYLANSMNSLRLEGQKTIGIEICQQFDWEVPDLIIIPGGNLGNVSALGKGFLMMEELGLIDKRPRIVCAQAARANPLYQSYLKGFDEYEPIHAESTVASAIQIGNPVSYKRAVRVLKAFDGKVEQATEDEIANASARGDLTGLYNCPHTGVALAALFKMVERGEIRSTDRVIIISTANGLKFTDFKVGYHEDCLDGVDVRHGQSPLELPARYDDVVRAIDRVLS from the coding sequence ATGGAATACAGGGCCAGGTTTCACTGCATCGAAGGCTGCGGCGAGACCTATCCGTTGAACGAAATCATCTACCGGTGCCGGGTCTGTGGGGGCCTCCTCGACGTCGTGCATGACATGGACAGCCTGAAGGCCCGGGGCGCCGCGGCGTGGATGAGGCTCTTCGACGAACGGTACCGGCGGACGGAGTATCCATACGGGAGTTCGGTCTGGGGCAAGAAGGAATGGGTCTGTCCCGCGGTGGACGACCAGCACGTCGTCTCCATTTACGAGGGCGGCAGCAACCTTTTCTGGGCTGAGCGGCTCGGCGAGGAACTCGGCCTGGGCGACCTCTGGGTGAAGCAGTGCGGCAACAACCACACCGGTTCGTTCAAGGACCTGGGCATGACCGTGCTGGTCTCCATGGTCAACCAGATGATCGAGGAAGGCCAGGGCATCCGGGGGATCGCGTGCGCGTCGACGGGAGACACCTCGGCTTCGCTGGCGGCCTATTGCGCCTCCGCGGGCATCCCGGCCATCGTGTTCCTGCCCCGGGACAAGGTCTCCGTGACCCAGCTTATTCAGCCCATCTCCCACGGCGCGCTGACCCTGTCGCTGGATACGGATTTCGACGGATGCATGGAGATCGTCCAGCGGGTGGCCGAAAGTGAAGGCATCTACCTCGCAAACTCCATGAACTCCCTCCGCCTGGAAGGCCAGAAGACGATCGGGATCGAGATCTGCCAGCAGTTCGACTGGGAGGTGCCCGACCTGATCATCATACCCGGCGGCAACCTGGGCAACGTCTCCGCGCTGGGCAAGGGGTTCCTGATGATGGAAGAACTCGGGTTGATCGACAAGCGGCCGCGCATCGTCTGCGCGCAGGCCGCACGGGCCAATCCGCTCTACCAGAGCTACCTCAAGGGATTCGATGAATACGAACCCATCCACGCCGAGTCGACGGTGGCCAGCGCCATCCAGATCGGCAACCCCGTCAGTTACAAGCGCGCCGTCCGCGTGCTGAAGGCCTTCGACGGCAAGGTCGAACAGGCCACCGAGGACGAGATCGCGAATGCCTCCGCCCGCGGCGACCTGACCGGGCTCTACAACTGTCCGCACACGGGCGTCGCGCTGGCCGCGCTCTTCAAGATGGTCGAACGGGGCGAGATCCGGTCCACGGACCGCGTCATCATCATCTCCACGGCGAACGGACTGAAGTTCACCGATTTCAAGGTCGGATACCATGAGGACTGCCTGGACGGCGTCGACGTGAGACATGGACAATCCCCCCTGGAACTGCCTGCCCGGTACGACGACGTGGTCCGGGCGATCGACCGGGTGCTGTCATGA
- the dacB gene encoding D-alanyl-D-alanine carboxypeptidase/D-alanyl-D-alanine-endopeptidase translates to MRTKPIFGAAAFSVTAAGILLPVLALLVLACGGPLQFRGGPSGPERRLAEDISRILDHPDLAPMTVGVKVVSPVTGRVLFARHSDGLFHPASNTKLFTALGVLRTLGPDYRYQTSVLADGDAAAGSDTLNTSLYLLGRGDPMLESAHLDSLAGLIAGSYGARVIVGDIVVDDAYLDRVPYGEGWMWDDVQYSYSASLNALSVNGNSVKIGISPGAAVGAPVTVRVDPPTTSVNFVVEALTAAAGDTVSAEPLRIERDWPSRSNRITITGRVAKDAEEREYFRSVEAPDLYAGKLFRDRLQARGVRVTGPVRKGVTPTRARTVATYRSPPVTGALARLLKYSHNLTAELLIKTMGRHTTGEPGSSADGLAALRQVLADYIGLDPEAYRFADGSGLSWYNYVSPDQVAALLTAAYHDPEIGDEFREALPVAGVDGTLANRMKDTEAMGNLRAKTGTLTGVSCLSGYVHTRDGEPLVFSILVNNFVGPASTARSAQDAIGVLLAEFSRK, encoded by the coding sequence ATGAGAACGAAACCGATATTCGGCGCGGCCGCCTTTTCAGTCACTGCCGCCGGCATCCTGCTGCCGGTCCTGGCCCTGCTTGTGCTCGCCTGCGGCGGTCCCCTGCAGTTCCGCGGGGGGCCTTCCGGGCCGGAACGCCGCCTGGCGGAGGACATAAGCCGGATCCTGGACCATCCGGACCTGGCGCCCATGACCGTTGGCGTGAAGGTCGTTTCGCCGGTCACGGGCCGGGTACTCTTCGCGCGGCATTCCGACGGACTGTTCCACCCCGCGTCCAATACCAAGCTCTTCACCGCCCTGGGCGTCCTGCGGACCCTGGGCCCCGACTACCGCTACCAGACGAGCGTCCTCGCGGACGGAGACGCCGCTGCCGGAAGCGACACGCTGAACACGTCGCTGTACCTGCTCGGCCGCGGGGACCCCATGCTGGAATCGGCGCACCTGGACAGCCTCGCCGGCCTTATCGCCGGGTCGTACGGCGCGCGGGTCATCGTGGGCGACATCGTCGTCGACGACGCCTACCTGGACCGGGTGCCCTACGGTGAAGGGTGGATGTGGGACGACGTGCAGTACAGTTACTCCGCCTCACTGAACGCGCTTTCGGTAAACGGAAACAGCGTGAAGATCGGCATTTCGCCCGGGGCCGCCGTCGGCGCGCCCGTAACGGTCCGGGTCGATCCGCCGACGACATCCGTTAATTTTGTAGTGGAAGCCCTGACGGCGGCAGCGGGGGATACCGTGTCCGCCGAACCGCTCAGGATCGAGCGCGACTGGCCGTCGCGGTCCAACCGGATCACCATAACCGGCCGGGTCGCCAAGGACGCGGAAGAGCGGGAGTACTTCCGGTCTGTCGAAGCGCCCGATCTGTATGCGGGAAAACTGTTCCGGGACAGGCTGCAGGCCCGCGGCGTCCGCGTGACGGGACCGGTCCGAAAAGGCGTCACGCCGACCCGCGCCCGGACGGTGGCGACCTACCGTTCACCGCCGGTGACCGGGGCCCTGGCCCGTCTGCTCAAGTACAGCCACAACCTGACGGCGGAACTGCTTATAAAGACCATGGGACGCCACACGACGGGCGAACCGGGCTCTTCCGCCGACGGGCTGGCCGCCCTCCGGCAGGTCCTGGCGGACTACATCGGCCTGGATCCCGAGGCCTACCGATTCGCGGACGGATCCGGGCTCTCGTGGTACAACTACGTATCGCCCGACCAGGTCGCGGCGTTGCTTACGGCGGCGTACCACGATCCCGAAATCGGCGACGAATTCAGGGAGGCACTGCCCGTCGCCGGAGTGGACGGAACCCTGGCGAACCGGATGAAGGACACGGAGGCCATGGGCAATCTCAGGGCGAAGACCGGCACGCTGACCGGTGTGAGCTGCCTGAGTGGTTACGTCCATACCCGAGACGGCGAGCCCCTGGTCTTCTCGATCCTGGTGAACAACTTCGTCGGTCCGGCGTCTACGGCGCGCAGTGCACAGGATGCGATCGGCGTCCTGCTCGCGGAATTCAGCCGCAAGTGA
- the rsgA gene encoding ribosome small subunit-dependent GTPase A has product MGAAIVKPTEGIVIREHRGVFDVETRHGIFACALRSRMKKALIYPERDDQHHSVEQVGRIDAVNPVAIGDRVRVVEDQGETGAIEEVLPRRSKLSRLAPGKRRMEQIMIANADHLVAVFSVRDPRPNLQLLDRLLVAAEAGNLAPVICLNKIDLSKDGDPDIAAIYERCGFRVIPASAVTGEGVDLLKATLRNRVSAIAGPSGAGKTSLLNAMQPGLGLRVREVNRTTGRGRHTTTYLAAHRLDAGGLVIDSPGIREFSLWDVSPRELPELFPEMRGHLAGCRFHDCTHVHEPDCTLRAAVATGDVSRERYDSYVALRKELDGGRPDGR; this is encoded by the coding sequence ATGGGCGCCGCTATTGTGAAACCGACCGAAGGCATCGTAATCAGGGAACACCGGGGCGTGTTCGACGTGGAGACCCGGCACGGGATCTTCGCCTGCGCGTTGCGCAGCAGGATGAAGAAGGCGCTGATCTATCCGGAACGGGACGACCAGCATCACTCCGTCGAGCAGGTCGGCCGTATCGACGCCGTGAATCCCGTGGCCATCGGCGATCGCGTGCGCGTCGTGGAGGACCAGGGCGAGACCGGCGCCATAGAGGAAGTGCTCCCGCGCCGCTCCAAACTCTCCCGTCTCGCCCCCGGCAAGCGGCGCATGGAACAGATCATGATCGCCAACGCCGACCATCTCGTCGCCGTCTTCTCGGTGCGGGACCCGCGCCCGAACCTGCAGCTGCTGGACCGCCTGCTCGTGGCCGCGGAGGCCGGCAACCTCGCCCCGGTCATCTGCCTGAACAAGATCGATCTGTCGAAGGACGGGGACCCGGACATCGCGGCGATCTACGAACGGTGCGGCTTCCGCGTCATCCCGGCCAGCGCCGTGACGGGGGAAGGAGTCGACCTGCTGAAAGCCACGCTTCGGAACCGGGTTTCCGCGATCGCGGGCCCGTCCGGCGCGGGGAAGACTTCCCTGCTGAACGCCATGCAACCCGGCCTTGGACTGCGGGTCCGCGAGGTGAACCGGACGACGGGCCGCGGCCGGCACACCACCACCTATCTCGCCGCGCACCGGCTCGATGCGGGGGGCCTGGTGATCGACTCTCCGGGGATCCGGGAATTCAGCCTGTGGGACGTATCGCCGCGCGAGCTACCGGAGTTGTTCCCCGAAATGCGCGGCCACCTGGCGGGTTGCAGGTTCCACGACTGCACGCACGTCCACGAACCGGACTGTACACTGCGGGCTGCCGTGGCAACGGGCGACGTGTCACGTGAGCGATACGACAGCTACGTCGCGTTGCGTAAAGAACTGGACGGGGGGCGACCTGACGGGCGATAG
- the holA gene encoding DNA polymerase III subunit delta produces MNPEQLIQQIDRGRIEAVYFFSGDEAYRKEEAVDTLVARVVEPGTEAFCMDVLRGDESDAAAILTAASLVPMMTDRRVVVVRDFNKLPQKDREAVADYAERPVPSTVLVLEAPRVNLKTRLYERLAASAVSVVFYPLFPERVPSWLQQQAKRYGKRLTPEAAHQLQAVVGTDLGELAGEVEKLAVFVGGRDTIAAGDVESTLGPVRAGTVFDIAEAVGEKDLARALVAYERAIDGGDAPQAIVALFVRHLVILWKIRFLKRERRTDDDIKKRLQLGWGFNRFYNRYAAQSRLLAGRDLLSGFEALYEADTALKSSALPPELVMRRLLYSLCTGHAA; encoded by the coding sequence ATGAACCCCGAGCAGTTGATTCAGCAAATTGACCGAGGCCGGATCGAAGCGGTGTACTTCTTCTCCGGCGACGAGGCGTACCGGAAGGAAGAAGCCGTGGATACGCTGGTCGCCCGGGTCGTCGAGCCGGGGACGGAGGCGTTCTGCATGGACGTGCTTCGCGGCGACGAAAGCGACGCTGCGGCGATATTGACCGCCGCGTCCCTCGTGCCCATGATGACCGACCGCCGGGTGGTCGTCGTCCGGGATTTCAACAAGTTGCCGCAGAAGGACAGGGAAGCCGTGGCGGACTACGCGGAGCGGCCCGTGCCGAGTACGGTCCTGGTGCTCGAAGCGCCCCGGGTGAACCTGAAGACCAGGCTGTACGAACGGCTGGCGGCGTCGGCGGTCTCGGTGGTGTTCTACCCCCTGTTCCCGGAACGGGTTCCTTCCTGGCTTCAGCAGCAGGCGAAACGTTACGGAAAGCGGCTGACCCCGGAAGCCGCGCATCAATTGCAGGCGGTCGTGGGGACCGACCTGGGGGAACTGGCCGGAGAGGTGGAGAAACTGGCCGTGTTCGTCGGTGGCCGGGATACGATAGCGGCCGGCGACGTGGAGAGTACGCTCGGTCCCGTTCGCGCGGGGACGGTTTTCGACATCGCCGAGGCCGTCGGCGAGAAGGACCTGGCCCGGGCGCTGGTGGCCTACGAGCGTGCGATAGACGGCGGCGACGCGCCTCAGGCCATCGTGGCGCTCTTCGTCCGCCACCTGGTGATCCTCTGGAAGATCAGGTTCCTGAAAAGGGAACGCCGGACGGACGACGACATCAAGAAGAGGCTGCAGCTGGGATGGGGGTTCAACCGGTTCTACAACCGTTATGCCGCGCAGTCCAGGCTGCTGGCGGGACGGGACCTGCTCAGCGGGTTCGAGGCGCTCTACGAAGCCGATACGGCCCTGAAGTCCAGCGCGTTGCCGCCCGAACTCGTCATGCGGCGGCTGTTGTATTCCTTGTGCACCGGACACGCGGCATAG
- a CDS encoding TIGR02757 family protein gives MTRIDWTAIGNRLEVLYRSFDPSMISPDPLEVVRRFERPEDQEIAGLVAASLAYGRAETIMDAAGEALGRMGDAPWDFVMGYDPGRDGGRFDGFVYRWTRGRDLSSLVAVVGKALRRHGSLGALFAAGHCPSDNHTGPALAHFTDTLLGYTREIHPGERRERHGTKTGIRYLLPSPVSGSACKRMNLYVRWMVRREAPDLGLWPRILPARLVMPIDTHVARISRRLGLTSRKQADWKMAEEVTRALRRFDPEDPVKYDFALCHWGMLEYRKR, from the coding sequence ATGACGCGTATCGACTGGACCGCGATCGGGAACCGGCTGGAAGTCCTGTACCGTTCCTTCGATCCTTCCATGATCTCGCCCGACCCGCTCGAAGTGGTAAGACGCTTCGAACGTCCGGAAGACCAGGAGATCGCCGGTCTGGTGGCGGCTTCGCTGGCTTACGGCCGGGCGGAAACGATCATGGACGCGGCCGGCGAGGCGTTGGGAAGGATGGGAGACGCGCCCTGGGACTTCGTCATGGGTTACGATCCCGGGCGGGACGGCGGACGATTCGACGGATTCGTATACCGGTGGACGCGGGGACGGGACCTTTCTTCCCTTGTCGCGGTCGTGGGGAAGGCCCTTCGGCGGCACGGTTCCCTCGGCGCGCTGTTCGCCGCGGGCCATTGCCCATCGGATAACCACACGGGTCCCGCGCTTGCTCATTTCACCGATACGCTGCTCGGATACACGCGGGAGATCCATCCCGGGGAGCGGCGCGAGCGGCACGGGACGAAAACGGGGATCCGCTACCTGTTGCCCTCCCCGGTTTCGGGCAGCGCCTGCAAGCGGATGAACCTTTACGTCCGGTGGATGGTCCGGCGGGAAGCTCCGGACCTGGGCCTCTGGCCGCGTATTCTGCCCGCCCGCCTGGTGATGCCGATCGACACCCACGTGGCGCGGATTTCCAGGCGGCTGGGCCTGACGTCCCGGAAGCAGGCTGACTGGAAGATGGCCGAGGAGGTCACGCGGGCGCTGAGGAGATTCGACCCGGAAGATCCGGTCAAATACGACTTCGCCCTTTGCCACTGGGGCATGCTGGAGTACAGGAAGCGATAA
- the serS gene encoding serine--tRNA ligase, whose amino-acid sequence MLDQRFVRNNPDVVKQAAANKNERVDVDGFLDLDARRRELLQTSESLKQRRNTVSDEIASMKRDGEDASVRIEEMREVSVRIKGIDTDLAGLQDSLQSVLERLPNIPHPSVPVGADESANVEVRRWGATPDVDFERKAHWDLGEALDIIDFQRAGKISGSHFVLFKGEGARLQRALIQFMLDLHIQKHGYTEVIPPYIVNRQSMFGTGQLPKMEEDMYRTDLDDLFLIPTAEVPVTNMHRDEILSEDDLPIYYTAYSPCFRREAGSYGRETRGLIRVHQFDKVEMVKFVRPETSYDELETLVNDAEEVLQLLNIPYRVVSLSTGDLSFAAAKCYDLEAWAPGVDRWLEVSSCSNFEDFQARRSGIRYRNKDGKSQFVHTLNGSGMGMARTLIAVLEHYQTGRGSIRIPEVLIPYMGGLKEIG is encoded by the coding sequence ATGTTAGACCAGCGATTCGTCAGGAACAACCCCGACGTGGTAAAGCAGGCGGCGGCGAACAAGAACGAGCGGGTCGACGTCGACGGGTTCCTCGACCTGGATGCCCGGCGGCGGGAACTGCTGCAGACGAGCGAGTCGCTCAAGCAGCGGCGGAACACCGTGTCCGACGAAATCGCCTCGATGAAACGCGACGGCGAAGACGCTTCCGTACGGATCGAGGAGATGCGGGAGGTGTCCGTGCGCATCAAAGGGATCGACACCGATCTGGCCGGCCTCCAGGACAGCCTGCAGTCCGTGCTCGAGCGCCTGCCCAACATACCCCATCCCTCGGTGCCGGTCGGCGCCGACGAAAGCGCCAACGTGGAGGTGCGCCGCTGGGGGGCCACGCCCGATGTGGATTTCGAGCGCAAGGCCCACTGGGACCTGGGAGAAGCGCTCGACATCATCGACTTTCAAAGAGCGGGCAAGATATCGGGCAGCCACTTCGTCCTCTTCAAGGGCGAAGGCGCGCGGCTGCAGCGCGCGCTGATCCAGTTCATGCTCGACCTGCACATCCAGAAGCACGGGTACACGGAAGTCATCCCGCCCTACATCGTGAACCGCCAGAGCATGTTCGGCACGGGCCAGCTGCCGAAGATGGAAGAGGACATGTACCGGACCGACCTGGACGACCTGTTCCTCATCCCCACGGCGGAAGTTCCCGTCACCAACATGCACCGTGACGAGATCCTTTCCGAGGACGACCTGCCGATCTACTACACGGCCTACAGCCCCTGCTTCCGCCGCGAGGCCGGTTCCTACGGGCGGGAGACCCGCGGCCTGATCCGGGTGCACCAGTTCGACAAGGTGGAGATGGTCAAGTTCGTCCGTCCGGAGACCTCCTACGATGAACTTGAGACGCTGGTAAACGACGCGGAGGAAGTGCTGCAGCTGCTGAACATCCCGTACCGCGTGGTTTCACTGAGCACGGGCGACCTGAGTTTCGCGGCGGCCAAGTGCTATGACCTGGAAGCCTGGGCGCCCGGGGTAGACCGGTGGCTGGAGGTCTCTTCCTGCAGCAATTTCGAGGATTTCCAGGCGCGGAGAAGCGGGATCCGGTACCGGAACAAGGACGGGAAAAGCCAGTTCGTGCATACCCTGAACGGATCGGGCATGGGCATGGCGCGGACCCTGATCGCGGTGTTGGAGCACTACCAGACCGGGCGCGGCAGCATCCGCATCCCGGAAGTCCTGATCCCCTACATGGGTGGACTCAAGGAAATCGGGTGA
- the tsaE gene encoding tRNA (adenosine(37)-N6)-threonylcarbamoyltransferase complex ATPase subunit type 1 TsaE gives MNASIHGDAQDRPVRRSFDTDGPGQTARVGRRLAAWLAPGDTVRVSGDLGAGKTCFIQGICAGLGVAEPVTSPTFTLVNEYYGQPGQLGQLGQPGRVPVAHFDLYRLDDPESVLDLGFDEYLDACVCLVEWGDKFPGIMPSDAVTVNIEIGAGTRRTLEIAGSGELVADLEAAAQAGR, from the coding sequence GTGAACGCTTCGATACATGGGGACGCGCAGGACCGTCCCGTACGGCGCAGTTTCGACACGGACGGACCCGGGCAGACCGCGCGGGTCGGGAGACGGCTTGCGGCGTGGCTGGCGCCGGGGGACACGGTGCGGGTGTCCGGAGACCTGGGCGCGGGGAAGACCTGTTTCATCCAGGGGATCTGCGCGGGCCTCGGTGTCGCGGAACCGGTCACGAGTCCCACCTTCACCCTCGTGAACGAATACTACGGTCAGCCTGGTCAGCTTGGTCAGCTTGGTCAGCCTGGGCGGGTCCCCGTGGCCCACTTCGATCTCTACCGCCTGGACGACCCCGAGTCGGTACTGGACCTCGGCTTCGACGAATACCTGGACGCGTGCGTCTGCCTGGTCGAATGGGGAGACAAGTTTCCGGGGATCATGCCGTCCGACGCGGTAACGGTAAACATCGAAATCGGAGCGGGAACGCGGAGAACGCTGGAGATTGCAGGCAGTGGCGAACTGGTGGCTGATCTGGAGGCAGCGGCCCAGGCCGGCCGTTGA
- the lon gene encoding endopeptidase La, translating into MITLNRNEPITFDDKLPLIPLREVVVFPYMEYPLIIARDASIKALEHGVNNDRLLFLTAQRNPDIEQPAKGDVHRTGIVARILQVVKLPNGLIRVLVEGIVRARIVRFLSTEPYMRVKITLVEEAGDTEAEVQARLRTVVDQFTEYIKLNQQAPDEILLSLQNMDDAQRLVDTMSAFIQQSPQVKQRLIEAPSIIEQLDELAALLATELEILEIKNQLDGEVRDRITKSQREFFLQEQMRVIKQELGELEDLPENPDGLAQQIADAKMPKEAHEKAMNELEKLQQMHPTSPEATVIRNYLEWLVEVPWRKRTRDSRDIGRVASVLDADHYGLEKPKEHILEYLSVIQLTRHLKGPILCLVGPPGVGKTSLGRSVARAMGRKFVRMSLGGVHDEAEIRGHRRTYIGSMPGRIIQAMRRAKSVNPVILLDEVDKLGRDVRGDPASALLEVLDPEQNNAFNDHYLEVDYDLSRVLFLTTANTTETIPPALNDRMEILELPGYLETQKLAIAKEFLVPKQITSHGLKKERVTFRKDALLAIIREYTREAGVRGLERHIAAVCRKLARKVVEGKSGKRMQVTRNQLSGYLGVPRYLDSEVVKQDSVGIATGLAWTQSGGDILTIEVSVLNRRGAGRLTLTGQLGEVMQESAHAALTYARSRAPSLGLEPDFYKNVEIHVHMPEGAIPKDGPSAGITIATALCSALTGVPVRCDIAMTGEITLRGNVLPIGGLNEKLIAALRAGIKEVAIPLRNRKDLVDVPPEVKDGIEIIPVSTMDEVLKRTMGMTVVESRVPALLPAQSVAQPSIKPV; encoded by the coding sequence ATGATTACCCTCAATCGCAACGAACCCATCACCTTCGACGACAAGCTGCCGCTCATTCCCCTCCGTGAAGTGGTCGTGTTCCCCTACATGGAATACCCCCTCATCATTGCCAGGGATGCCTCCATCAAGGCCCTGGAGCACGGGGTCAACAACGACCGGCTGCTCTTCCTGACCGCCCAGCGGAACCCGGATATCGAGCAACCCGCGAAGGGGGACGTGCACCGGACCGGCATCGTGGCCCGTATCCTGCAGGTAGTGAAGCTGCCCAATGGCCTGATCCGCGTGCTCGTCGAGGGGATCGTCCGCGCCCGGATCGTCCGGTTCCTGTCGACGGAACCCTACATGCGGGTGAAGATCACCCTGGTCGAGGAGGCCGGAGACACCGAAGCGGAGGTGCAGGCGAGACTGCGGACCGTCGTGGACCAGTTCACGGAGTATATCAAGCTGAACCAGCAGGCGCCCGACGAGATCCTGCTGTCCCTGCAGAACATGGACGACGCCCAGCGCCTGGTGGATACGATGTCGGCCTTCATCCAGCAGAGCCCCCAGGTCAAGCAGCGTCTCATCGAGGCGCCGTCGATCATCGAGCAGCTCGACGAACTGGCGGCCCTCCTGGCCACGGAGCTGGAGATCCTGGAGATCAAGAACCAGCTCGACGGGGAGGTCCGGGACCGCATCACCAAGTCGCAGCGGGAGTTCTTTCTCCAGGAACAGATGCGCGTGATCAAGCAGGAACTGGGCGAGCTGGAGGACCTGCCGGAGAACCCGGACGGCCTGGCCCAGCAGATCGCGGACGCGAAAATGCCCAAAGAGGCCCACGAAAAGGCCATGAACGAGTTGGAGAAGCTCCAGCAGATGCACCCGACTTCACCCGAAGCGACGGTGATCCGGAACTACCTGGAATGGCTCGTCGAGGTCCCGTGGCGGAAACGCACGCGGGACAGCCGGGACATTGGCCGGGTGGCGTCCGTGCTCGACGCCGATCACTACGGGCTGGAAAAACCCAAGGAACATATCCTCGAGTACCTGTCGGTCATCCAGTTGACGCGGCACCTTAAGGGACCGATCCTGTGCCTGGTCGGCCCGCCCGGCGTGGGCAAGACGTCCCTCGGCCGTTCGGTCGCGCGCGCCATGGGCCGCAAGTTCGTCCGCATGTCCCTCGGCGGCGTGCACGACGAGGCCGAGATCAGGGGTCACCGCCGGACCTACATCGGTTCCATGCCCGGACGCATCATCCAGGCGATGCGTCGCGCCAAGTCGGTCAATCCGGTCATCCTGCTCGACGAGGTGGACAAACTCGGCCGGGACGTGCGCGGCGACCCCGCGTCGGCCCTGCTCGAGGTGCTGGATCCCGAACAGAACAATGCCTTCAACGATCACTACCTGGAGGTGGATTACGACCTGTCCCGGGTACTGTTCCTCACGACGGCCAACACCACCGAAACCATCCCCCCGGCACTGAACGACCGCATGGAGATCCTCGAGCTGCCCGGTTATCTCGAAACGCAGAAACTGGCCATCGCGAAAGAGTTCCTCGTGCCGAAGCAGATCACGTCCCACGGACTGAAGAAGGAACGTGTCACCTTCAGGAAGGACGCCCTGCTGGCCATCATCCGGGAGTATACCCGCGAGGCCGGCGTCCGTGGACTGGAACGCCACATCGCCGCGGTCTGCCGCAAACTGGCCCGCAAGGTAGTGGAAGGGAAGTCCGGCAAGCGGATGCAGGTTACGCGCAACCAGCTTTCAGGTTACCTCGGCGTTCCGCGCTACCTGGACTCCGAAGTAGTGAAACAGGACTCGGTGGGAATCGCCACGGGACTTGCGTGGACGCAGTCGGGCGGCGACATCCTCACCATCGAGGTCAGTGTCCTGAACCGCCGCGGCGCCGGGAGACTGACGCTGACCGGCCAGCTGGGGGAAGTGATGCAGGAGTCGGCCCACGCGGCACTCACCTACGCCCGGTCCAGGGCGCCTTCGCTGGGACTCGAACCGGATTTCTACAAGAACGTCGAGATCCACGTGCATATGCCCGAAGGCGCGATCCCCAAGGACGGGCCTTCCGCCGGCATCACGATCGCGACGGCGCTCTGTTCGGCGCTGACCGGCGTGCCGGTCCGGTGCGACATCGCCATGACGGGCGAGATCACGCTCCGGGGAAACGTCCTGCCCATCGGCGGACTGAACGAGAAGCTGATCGCCGCGCTCCGGGCCGGCATCAAGGAAGTGGCGATACCGCTCCGCAACCGGAAGGACCTCGTGGACGTGCCGCCGGAGGTGAAGGACGGGATCGAGATCATCCCGGTATCGACCATGGACGAAGTCCTCAAGCGGACCATGGGCATGACGGTCGTGGAATCCCGTGTGCCCGCCCTGCTCCCCGCCCAGTCCGTCGCCCAGCCGTCCATTAAGCCGGTCTAG